The genomic interval TCAGCGAGTACTCCATCCCGTGGGCGCGGTTCTCGGCGTTCGCGCTGACGTTCGCGACTCCCATCATGCTCGTCTACCTGTTCGCCCAGCGGTACATCGAGGGCGGCCTGTCGTTCGCGGGCATGGAGGGGTGACCGCACCATCGACCGACCCCTCTCGGGAGAACATCATTTCCGTGCGGCCGTCGAAGCGAGCGTATGGACCGGCCGGTCGCGGTCGCACACTACCCCGAGGGAGCGGGTCACGCCACCCGGATGCTCGCCGTCGCGCAGGCGCTCGAAGACGCGGGCGCGACCGTCGCCCTCGCGGGCGGCGGTCCCGGAACTCGGTTCGTCGAGCGCAACGGCTACGAGGTGTTCCGGGCCGCGCCGGTCGATTACATCGGCGACTACCAGCGGGGCTCGGTCGGCCGCGTCCTGACCCGGAGCCTCCCCAACAGCGGCAAGCGCGTGTTCGACCTCGCGCGGTGGCTCCGGCGGGAGGACCCCGCGGCGCTGGTCACCGACGACATGTTCGCCGCGATGGCGGCCTCGCTGACCGGGACGCCGTTCCACGTCGTCACGCACAACGCCGCCTCGTACTACGACGCCGCGGTCGAGCAGGCGTTCACTTGGTTGGTCAACCGCTACCAGCTCGCCGCCGCGGAGTCGTTCCTCTTCCCGTCGGTCTGGCCGCCCGACAGGGGCGACCCGCCGGGAGTCACCCGCGTGCCGCCCATCGCGCTCGACTGCGACGACGCTCCGCCGCCCGACGACGTGGGCGTGCTGGTGGTGCCGAGCGTCTACTCGACGAACTTCGACGCGCTCGCCCGGACGCTGCGGTCCGAGGGCCACCGTGTGACCCTCGTCGGCGACTCCGACTGGACGGCGGTTCCCGCGCTCCTGCCCTGGGTCCGGGCCGCCGACGCGGTGGTCTGCTCGGGCTACTCGACCGTCATGGAGGCCGCGGTGGCTGGCACGCCCTGCGTGGTCTACCCCTTCACCGACGAGCAACACGGCGTCACTCGCGTGCTCGAACGCCGCGGAGTCCGGGGCTTTCAGGTCGAACACTCCATCGCGCACGTCGCCCGGGCGGTCGGCCACCCGCCGCGGTCGCCCAGCCACGAGAACGGGGTCGAGCGCGTCGCCGACCGCGTGCTCGCCGAGCCGACCTGACCAGTTTTTGCCACTGTCGGAACCGAAAACCCCGTTCCGTCCGAACGACCGCGCATGGTCCGGGTGTCGGTCGGCGGTCGCCTCCACTTCGGCTTCCAGAACCTCTCGCTCGCCCACGAGCGCCTCTACGGGTCGGTCGGCGTAGCGCTCGACGAGCCGCGGGTGGTCGTGTCGGCCGACCCCGCCGAGGGGGTCGGCTGCGACCACGCGACCGCGCGCGAGCACGCCGCGCGCGCGGTCGACCTCCTAGACGTTCCCGGCGCGTCGGTGACGGTCGAGCAGACCCTCCCGCGACACGTCGGCCTCGGGAGCGGCACCCAGCTGGCGCTCGCGGTGCTCGTCGCGGTCGCGGCGGCCCACGACCGCGAGCCGCGGGTCAGCGAGCGCGCGCCGAAACTGGGTCGGGGCGGCCGGAGCGGCGTCGGCGTCGCGGCCTTCGAGCGCGGCGGGTTCGTGCTCGACGCCGGACACCCCACCGAGCGGTTCACCGCCGACCGACCGCCCCGGGGCGAGTGGACGGTCCCGGCGGTCGCGGCCCGCCACGACGTGCCCGACGACTGGCGGTTCGTCCTCGCGCTCCCCGACGCCGAACCCGGCCGGAACGGCGACGACGAGGACGCGAGCATGCGGTCGGTCGTCGAGCGCGCCGACCCCGCCATCGCCGACGAGATAGCCGGACTCGTGGCCCGTCGGGTCCTGCCCGCGGTGGCCGACGGCGACTCGGAGGCGTTCGGCGCGGCGGTCGCGGCGGTCGGCCGACTCAACGGCGCGTGGTACGCAGACGAGCAGGGCGGGGTGTACCGGCCGCCGGTCGGCGACGTGGTCGCACAGCTACGCGAGTCGGCCGCGATTGCGGGTGCCGGGCAGTCGTCGTGGGGGCCCGCGGTCTACGGCGTGACGACCGCGAGTCGGGTCGACGACGCCCGAGCGGCCGCGCGCGATGCGCTGGCCGAGGCCGGAGTCGGCGGCGACGTGCTGGTAGCCGAGGCCCGGAATCGGGGCGCGCGAATCGAGCGGTGAGCGCGGCGGTGGCTCGGCGGTCGCGACTGACCTGAAAGAGAATCGAGCCGAGAAAGAGCGACCGCGCTACTCGTGGACCTCGACCGACTCCAGCACCACGTCGTCGGCGGGCTTGTCGTTGCGGCCGGTCGGGACCGAGCCGATCTCCTCGACCACGTCCATGCCGTCGACGACCTCGCCGAAGACGGCGTGCTTGTCGTCGAGGTGGGGCTGGGCGTCGAGCGTGATGAAGAACTGCGAGCCGTTGGTGTTCGGGCCGCTGTTCGCCATCGAGAGCTTGCCCGGCCCGTCGTGGCGGAGCTCGGGGTGGAACTCGTCGTCGAACTGGTAGCCCGGGCCGCCCCGGCCGGTGCCGGTCGGGTCGCCGCCCTGAATCATGAAGTCCTCGATGACGCGGTGGAAGAGGACGCCGTCGTACAGCGCGTCGCCCCGTATCTCGCCGGTCTCGGGGTCCTTCCACGTCGTCGTCTCGGGCGCTGGCTCGTCGTTCGCGGCGGGGTCGTGTTCCGCGAGGTTGACGAAGTTCTCGACGGTCTTCGGGGCGCGCTCGTCGAACAGTCGCACCTCGATGTCGCCGTGATTCGTGTGCAGGGTCGCGGTCAGGTCGTCTGCCATGGTTGCGGGAAGGGCCGCGAGGTAGAAAACCCTGCCGAAGACCACACATTCAATTGCCGCGACGGAGACGAGAGGGTATGGAACACGTTACCGAGCGCATCACGCTCGCGCGCCTCCCGTCGGGCGTCGAGATAGCGACCACGGTCCACACCTACGACGGAACCGAGGACGGCCCGACGGTCTACGTCCAAGCGGCTCAGCACGGCCGCGAGGTCAACGGCACCGAGACCCTCCGGCGGGTCCACGACCGCCTGCTCGATTCGGACCTCTCGGGACGAATCGTCGCGGTGCCGGTCGCCGACCCGCTGACGTTCGACCGGGTCTCGTACACCACGCCCGAACAGCTCGACAGCGTGAACCCCAACATGAACCGCGTCTGGCCGGGCGACCCCGAGGGGACGCTCCACGAGCGCATGGCCGCCCGGCTGTGGGAGTACGCGCGCGAGGCCGACGCCATCGTCGACCTTCACACCGGGAGCCCCGACATGCTGACCCATGTGGTGTTCATGGAGGGCCACGAGGGCTCGCGCAACCTCGCCGAGGCGTTCGGTAGCGACCTCCTGCTCTCCGAAGAGGCGGGCGACGACGCCGACGACGAGTGGGCGGCCCGCGACTTCGGCGGCAAGCTCCGGGTCGCCGCCAACGAGGAGGCCATTCCGACCATCACGCCCGAACTGGCCCACAGCAAGCAGATCGTCGAGGACGCGGTCGAGACGGGCGTCGTCGGGACGCTCAACGTCTTCCGACACCTCGGACTGCTCGACGAGTCGGTCGAAGCGAACGGCGACCCGACGCTCGCGCGCAACCACCTCGGCCGGGTCACCGCCGACGACTCGGGGCTGTTCCGGGCCGACCCCGACCACGCGGTCGGCGACGAGGTCGAGGCGGGCGAGTACCTCGGGACGCTGTACGACGCGACCACCTTCGAACCGCTCCAGGAGGCCCGCGCCGACAGGGACGGCATCCTCTACTCGCTCGCCCAGGAGGCGACGGTCACCGCGGGCGACACCCTGCTGAACGTCGCGTGGCGACGCGAGTGAGCCGACTGCCACGTCACGATACGAACGCGGTCGTCGGCCGGGACGGCCGACGACCGCGAGGACCGCGAGTGCGACTCCGACTACCGCGAGGACCGCGAGTGCGACTCCGACTACCGCGAGGACCGCGAGTGCGACTCCGACTACCGCGACCACAGCGACCGCAACTGCGACTCCGACTACCGCGACTCCGATAACCGAGACCGCGACCGCAAGGACCGCGACTACGACTCCGATAACCGAGACCGCGACCACAGCGACCGCAACTGCGACTCCGACTACCGCGACTCCGATAACCGAGACCGCGACCGCAAGGACCGCAACTGCGACTCCGAGGACCGCGAGGACCGCGACCACGACGACCGCGAGGACCGCGACAACCGAGACCGCGAGGACCGCGACTACGACTCCGATAACCGAGACCGCGACCACAGCGACCGCAACTGCGACTCCGACTACCGCGACTCCGATTACCGAGACCGCAAGGACCGCGACTACGACTCCGATAACCGAGACCGCGACCACAGCGACCGCAACTGCGACTCCGACTACCGCGACTCCGATAACCGAGACCGCGACAACCGAGACCGCGACCGAACCGCGACTACGACTCCGAGTACCGAGACCGCGACCGCATCAAGACTTATTCGCGTCGGTTCACTAACTCGGGTATGAGTAACCGGGCGGGAGGCTCCGAGTCGGCGTTCTGGGGGGACGCCGACGAATCAGAGGCTCTCCAGCGCTATCGGACCCTCGTGAACGCCATCGACGACGGAATCTACCAGCTCGACCGCGACGGACACTTCGTCGCGGTCAACGAGGTCATCGTCGAGACGACGGGCTACACCCGCGAGGAGCTACTCGGCGAACACGTCGCCATCCTTCTAGACGCCGAGGACGTTTCGGCCATCGAGCGCGAGATTCAGCGGCGGCTCGCGGGCTCGGGCGACGAAGCCGAGACGCTCGAACTCGATATCCGGACCGCCGACGGCGA from Halorussus salilacus carries:
- a CDS encoding glycosyltransferase, giving the protein MDRPVAVAHYPEGAGHATRMLAVAQALEDAGATVALAGGGPGTRFVERNGYEVFRAAPVDYIGDYQRGSVGRVLTRSLPNSGKRVFDLARWLRREDPAALVTDDMFAAMAASLTGTPFHVVTHNAASYYDAAVEQAFTWLVNRYQLAAAESFLFPSVWPPDRGDPPGVTRVPPIALDCDDAPPPDDVGVLVVPSVYSTNFDALARTLRSEGHRVTLVGDSDWTAVPALLPWVRAADAVVCSGYSTVMEAAVAGTPCVVYPFTDEQHGVTRVLERRGVRGFQVEHSIAHVARAVGHPPRSPSHENGVERVADRVLAEPT
- a CDS encoding beta-ribofuranosylaminobenzene 5'-phosphate synthase family protein is translated as MVRVSVGGRLHFGFQNLSLAHERLYGSVGVALDEPRVVVSADPAEGVGCDHATAREHAARAVDLLDVPGASVTVEQTLPRHVGLGSGTQLALAVLVAVAAAHDREPRVSERAPKLGRGGRSGVGVAAFERGGFVLDAGHPTERFTADRPPRGEWTVPAVAARHDVPDDWRFVLALPDAEPGRNGDDEDASMRSVVERADPAIADEIAGLVARRVLPAVADGDSEAFGAAVAAVGRLNGAWYADEQGGVYRPPVGDVVAQLRESAAIAGAGQSSWGPAVYGVTTASRVDDARAAARDALAEAGVGGDVLVAEARNRGARIER
- a CDS encoding peptidylprolyl isomerase, whose translation is MADDLTATLHTNHGDIEVRLFDERAPKTVENFVNLAEHDPAANDEPAPETTTWKDPETGEIRGDALYDGVLFHRVIEDFMIQGGDPTGTGRGGPGYQFDDEFHPELRHDGPGKLSMANSGPNTNGSQFFITLDAQPHLDDKHAVFGEVVDGMDVVEEIGSVPTGRNDKPADDVVLESVEVHE
- a CDS encoding succinylglutamate desuccinylase/aspartoacylase family protein gives rise to the protein MEHVTERITLARLPSGVEIATTVHTYDGTEDGPTVYVQAAQHGREVNGTETLRRVHDRLLDSDLSGRIVAVPVADPLTFDRVSYTTPEQLDSVNPNMNRVWPGDPEGTLHERMAARLWEYAREADAIVDLHTGSPDMLTHVVFMEGHEGSRNLAEAFGSDLLLSEEAGDDADDEWAARDFGGKLRVAANEEAIPTITPELAHSKQIVEDAVETGVVGTLNVFRHLGLLDESVEANGDPTLARNHLGRVTADDSGLFRADPDHAVGDEVEAGEYLGTLYDATTFEPLQEARADRDGILYSLAQEATVTAGDTLLNVAWRRE